GCTCAAGGTTTGTGCCGCACAACTGATGGCAAGAGGGCTGCCTTCCACGATATCCTGATCAATACCGAGGCGATCAAAGAATGGATCAAAGACGGTAAGTATGATGAAATCACCGAACTGATGAAGCAAGCCAGTTTTGATGGCATGATTACTATGAATCAGTCACTACTCAACCTTTACCAAGAAGGACGCATTACGGAAGAAACAGCTTTAGAAATGTCACCAACTCCTAATGAAATGGCACAGTTTCTCCGAGGCCGAGTTTAGATAAAGTAAAAGGTAAAAAGTGAACAAGGCAGGAGTTAGGAGTTAGGAGTTAGGAGTTAGGAGTTAAGAATTAGGAGTTATTGTTCTTATCTCCCTCATCTCCCTCATCCTCCTCATCTCCCCTACTGCTCTTTTTCCCTTTGAGTCCTCTAGCCCCTTTAACTGACTTGATAACAGACAAACTATCTAGACCCCAGTTGTTTAAAGGCATTGCCTTATTTACACCAGGAGGAGATTTAATTTACTGCATCGACCCTAACAAACAAGGTCGATGGCATTTGCATTTGTGTGCTGCTTTGCAGGAAATCTTAAACTTACCAGAACCGCCTCACTTTTTAGTGCCTTGCTACACGGCGACAATTGACCACTGGTTAGATCCGCACACCAACCAAGTGCGAACTTTTGCAGAAGCTTATCCAGCAGTAATACGATATCAGGCTCTGCTGAATGCGATTTTTGGTACAAATGAGCTAGTTTGGCAAACAGGCCCTTGGCAAGAAGGGTTGTGCGATCGCATGGTATTAAATACTTATCGTTCCTCATTTCCCCAACTTTGGGAAGACCATGACTTAATCGTCAACTTAGAACTTTCTGAACCTGCACCAAAGTATCATCCACCAGTAATCGCAGCTAGAAAGGTACAGCTAAAGACACAATGCTATGTCTTACGCTTATTTGTAGCAGGGCATAGTGCTAACACAGAACGTATCCTGCAAAATTTGCACGAACTGTTAGAGCGATCGCTGGGCTATCCTTACACCATGAAAGTTATCGACGTTTTAACAAATCCAGAACAAGCAGAAATTGACCAAGTTTCTGCAACCCCTACCCTTGTGAAGGTTTGGCCTCATCCTATTCGGCGCATTGTTGGAGATTTGGACAATCCAGAAAAGATTTTACAGATGTTAGGTGCTACGGAAAAAATTTGAACTGGGGACTGGGGACTGGGGACTGGGGACTGGGGACTGGGGACTGGGGACTGGGGATTGGGGATTGGGGACTGGGGATTGGGGACTGGGGATTGGGGACTGGGGACTGCGGACGAATCGCCAAACTTTGAGTAAGCAAGCGTCAGTGTGGGAGTATATCACCTTGCCGTAATTTCTTCTCCCTCTCCTCCCAATCAGGCAAATAAGCGGATATAAAGCATTTAAACACCTTGCCGTGGTTTGGGACGAGCAAATGTACTAGTTCGTGAACAATAACGAACTCCCCTAGTTCTTGTGGCAAATCTAATAACTCTGTGTTGAGTGTCAAGCGTCCTGTAGTGATAGAAATCGATGCCCATTTACGTTTCATTGGACGTAGTTGGATTTGCTGAACTTGGACGTTTATGCGTTTGCTCCATTCGCCCACGGCATTTTTAAGTGCTTGTGCGTCTTTCCACTTTGGTAAGGGAGTCGGGTTGCTCATTCGACTCGTTCCAGTTTTAGTAGGTTGTTAGTGACTTCGATGGTTTTCTCGACTGAGTTTGTCAAGGGATAAAGGGTGGCGTAAAGTTCGGTTCTCAGGTCGATTTCCTGACGTGCATCCCACCAGTAATCTAAGAAGTTGGCATAAACTGCATTGATGGCTTTGGCTTGCTCGACATTGAGGTTAGCGATCGCTTGCTTAATGACAGTGTAAATGGCAAAGGTATTTTCATCAACATCCAGCTTTTGCCGTTCTGACTGTGCTTCGACACATTCGTTAGCTATTTGATCTAATTGAACTAAAGCCTCATGTGCTTTTATTTGGCGGTTTTCAAAGGCTTGGCGGACTTTTTCGGCGCGATCGCCAATAGAAATGAGAAAGGGCGATCGGGCGCTTCCATCTAGCACTTCTTTAGAAATTGCCTTACTCAAATTAAGAACCTTAACGTTATCCGTTGTATCAGTTTGACGGAATTTTTCTAACTGTTCAGCGTTCAGTTCATAAATAGTTCCTGGCATTTCTAATTCGCCAATTGTGACGTTACGGCGTACCAGTTCTTTGGTTTTGGCGACGAGTTCCAAGTCTATGTAAGGATTGGTATTATAAGCTGCGCGGATTGTGGCATAAAGTCTGACAATGGCTTGATAGTTTTTCATGAATTCACCACCCAAGTCAGCGTCAGGTGAGAGAATTTCGTAAATAGTCTGCAATTTTCGTGCAAATTTAAAGAATTCTTCTCGTAATTCCTTATCTGCGAAATGTGCCGCCGCCCTTTCTTTGGCTTTATCGTCCCATCCTCTTGTTAGCGGGAAATACTGAGGTACAGTGTTCGCCATTAAACTATTTAGCTCGTTTTTGATCACATCAAGATTCTGGATAATGTCGTTAATTTCTCCAGAATCAAACGTTAAAGCTTTCTTTAAATTGTCACCAAAAATGCTGATAAAATCGATAACAAAGCCGTAGGGTTTAATTAAACCGTCTGCATCTTCATAAGGACGGTTAACACGCGCTATACCTTGTAATAAAACATGGTCGCGCATGGGTTTGTCGAGATACATGCAGTACAAAATCGGTGCATCAAATCCTGTTAATAGTTTCTCTGTGACGATGAGAATTTTAGGTAATGCTTTGCCATAGTCTTCATAAAGTTGGCGAATTTTGGTGACAGAATCAGGTTCGCCAGCGCAATAAGTTTCTAAATTTTGAGCATCTACAGCAGAACAATAACCTGCAATAGTTAAGGTTTTAGTGTTGGTATTGTAAGTAAAATCTTGAGGACGAGATTCTATAAAATCTACAGCTGCGTTTGGTAAGGTAATTTGAGCAGAAACAACAGATTTTTTGATAAAGGCTTTGCGGACTTCTTTCTCTTCTGCTTCTGTGAGGTTATATTCTCGGAGTCCTTCAGCAGTGGTACGGGAATAAACAACTGTCGAATATTCAGATGGTAAATATTTGTCAAGTGCTTGTTTATAAAATTTACAAGCTTCTCTATCTACACCAACGAGAAAGGCTTTAAAACCCATTGGTTCAATAGATTCACGAAAATGTTGGGCAACAAATTGAGCAACTTTATCAACTCGGTCATCGCCTTTAAGGAAGTTTTTGATATTAACTGCACGGTCAAGGATACCGTTAAGTTCTTCAATGTCGCTAACACCTGCTTCTGATTTTAATTGTA
Above is a window of Nostoc sp. UHCC 0702 DNA encoding:
- a CDS encoding circadian clock KaiB family protein, with protein sequence MITDKLSRPQLFKGIALFTPGGDLIYCIDPNKQGRWHLHLCAALQEILNLPEPPHFLVPCYTATIDHWLDPHTNQVRTFAEAYPAVIRYQALLNAIFGTNELVWQTGPWQEGLCDRMVLNTYRSSFPQLWEDHDLIVNLELSEPAPKYHPPVIAARKVQLKTQCYVLRLFVAGHSANTERILQNLHELLERSLGYPYTMKVIDVLTNPEQAEIDQVSATPTLVKVWPHPIRRIVGDLDNPEKILQMLGATEKI
- a CDS encoding M48 family metallopeptidase — translated: MSNPTPLPKWKDAQALKNAVGEWSKRINVQVQQIQLRPMKRKWASISITTGRLTLNTELLDLPQELGEFVIVHELVHLLVPNHGKVFKCFISAYLPDWEEREKKLRQGDILPH
- a CDS encoding HsdR family type I site-specific deoxyribonuclease — encoded protein: MSEASAVQRPMLKYANQIGWDYLPKKEALQRREGKSDEKLKERYLADILRTQLIKLNPGVVTTNNIDGILQRLRNIDSTIEGNREALNWLQGKETVFVEAERRDRNITLIDFNNPENNIFHVTDEWTQKGIAFSNRADVIFLINGIPIAIAEAKGERKTDGLALGIDQIRRYHKQTPEILTFPQVFEVTELWNFWYGLTWNTNRKNLFEWKLTSPLTPPLQREGNKITPPSLSGKGVGGLGSKSITEGDYEEKIKTFFDKERFLKVLRYYIVFLDRDNGLTKVILRQHQTRAVEKVIERIQDPDKKQGLVWHTQGSGKTLTIITVAALLSNISGDNTVIMVIDRNELENQLDKNLKAYGIKSYELADNKDELQQLIRQDYRGLIVAMIHKFDKMDVVNPRSTITVLVDEAHRTTGGNLGTYLMAALPNATFIGFTGTPVSKVAKGKKGTFEIFGEASDSNLTLDKYSTADSVKDGTTLKLNYQFAKSEFLVPKEFLEKEFLQLKSEAGVSDIEELNGILDRAVNIKNFLKGDDRVDKVAQFVAQHFRESIEPMGFKAFLVGVDREACKFYKQALDKYLPSEYSTVVYSRTTAEGLREYNLTEAEEKEVRKAFIKKSVVSAQITLPNAAVDFIESRPQDFTYNTNTKTLTIAGYCSAVDAQNLETYCAGEPDSVTKIRQLYEDYGKALPKILIVTEKLLTGFDAPILYCMYLDKPMRDHVLLQGIARVNRPYEDADGLIKPYGFVIDFISIFGDNLKKALTFDSGEINDIIQNLDVIKNELNSLMANTVPQYFPLTRGWDDKAKERAAAHFADKELREEFFKFARKLQTIYEILSPDADLGGEFMKNYQAIVRLYATIRAAYNTNPYIDLELVAKTKELVRRNVTIGELEMPGTIYELNAEQLEKFRQTDTTDNVKVLNLSKAISKEVLDGSARSPFLISIGDRAEKVRQAFENRQIKAHEALVQLDQIANECVEAQSERQKLDVDENTFAIYTVIKQAIANLNVEQAKAINAVYANFLDYWWDARQEIDLRTELYATLYPLTNSVEKTIEVTNNLLKLERVE